The genomic DNA ATATACTTTTGTGGAGAAATGTATGAATTGCCTTCTAACTAAGTTAGTTAGCTAAGGAACTAGCTAGGTTAAACATCTGAACCCACCAAACCAGTtggctagctagcttttttgtgtttgtcattatatttttaagttggCTGGATGAAATCCATACATTTCTGTGGAAACGCAGgacttaaatttaattcataatggtcttacaAAGGTCTTAGAAAGCCTGAAATTTGTGTTGGTGAAACCCTAATAAAGCTTCATGTTTTCAAGGGTTTGATCTGATTAGTCAGAACAAATGTTAGCTTTGTATCTGAAAAGTTTCTCGCTAAGCAAACACTTGAAACATTAGAGAGACGGATTTCCTCATTTTGATCTCTCTGCTGTCCTCTAACATTTACTAACATTGACTCTTGCTCATGCTGAAACGGAGATGGATTAAATTGCACCACCATTGCTTTTTCTATGCAATGGGGTTTTGATGCTACAAAAGGAATTAGCTTGTGGTGGCTAACAGGCCTCTCCTCTTATTCTACAGTATTTAAAACGTGATTGGTaatgaaatcattaaaaataaatataaatcttcTTTTCAGCTGCCTCCATCTGCATGGCATCCTTCTGGTCACACTCTCTCGCCCTGCCtctaaataacaaaatgaatcaGTATGCTCTTtgtttagactttttaaaaactaaatctcCTGTTTTCACTTGTAAGGCTCCCCGTGAGGCGCTGGCGAAGAGCGTGTTGGCCGAAGTGCCGACTCAGCTGGTGGACTTTTTCTGCACCATGGAGCTGAACCCACCAAAACTGAGTCCTGCCCCAGTGGAGACCCCCGCGATGCCCTAAAGAAACCTGACGGATTCCACTTTTCATCTCATGCAGCTCTATATAACCGACAGCGCTGTCATGTTAGTGTGCACTAAAGTGTCAATCGAGCCAGCTGTCGACAGCATCCAGGTTAGTTCGTtaattttatgtgtaaaaaaatatatatataagaaccCAGGACACATCTGGACAAGCCCAGATTTAAAGTTCTAAATTTGCCCTTTAAGATTTGAGTTTGCATGGTAGTTTACTCTATATTGTCAAAAGTATTGAAATGCATTCCTTTATAAAGTTCTGTCCCATTCTGAATTCATTGGCATTAACATGATGACGGCCCACCCTTTGCTGCTGTTTCACCTCCCTTTGGAAAGTGCCATAGGttatatgggttttttttttacttttgcatttgtgaggtcagataCTAATGTTGGATGAGAATGTCATAATTGTGCCAAAGACGCATCATCAGATTGATCTCTTCCTCATCAAACTTCTTTGTGGACCTTTCTTTGTCGCTTGCTTtccaattcaaaaatactttatagatcccaaagggaaattaaatgaataattaaacgTCAACTATGTGGAGCTGTTCCCACATAGTTGAGgatattaataattttgcaaagcGCAAGTCGCCTTGTTTGTTGGATTTTCTCATTCGAaaccagaaatgaaaataaaggtagtagttttatttttgttttaaaataaaaatattaactttaatgattcttttttttttctttctttttggtgagaaaaccagaaatgtagatttgattttcttttttatatttaaaattataaaaataatatgaaaaaagaattaaacattGCTTAATTTCACAATCCGATTCTCGTATCTTGGGCTAGCGCAGTCACCGTGTGATGTCATTGCCCAAATATGGTAACGCTTTCTCAAGCTCACCATGGCATTAAAAAATgaaccaattttttttccacttacgCGACTATCCTTGTCCAATCTAATCAATATTTTAGACATATGTTAGATTTATCTTTAGATAATAACCTGCATATCTGTTTTGTGGTGGGAAAAAACACATGGGATAAGACTTTGGGAGTACGAAggcattttcttattttaaacacGAGATGAACGTTCTGCTTCTCTGTTCTTCATGAAAACGTtccaattttatgttttgggtTTGCATTGAGTTTAATTGATGGTTTCTGATGAGAATACTCAAAGACCAACAAAGTCTGTGTGACACAACACAAATTTGGAGGGGAAAAGGTGCTAGACTTTCAGTATATTAGTTGCCTTTTTAGAGCTTAAACAAAATCACTGTGTATTGCGTAATTCCATCATTTTCTATGTTAAATGATGTAATATCAAATGTGTATCACTTCTAAAATCTAGAACTAGAATGAAAACCACTGTCAATAGCTGCGGTCTGCATGTTTGTCTATGTACTTCCATGTAATAATAATCTATTAATCCAATATTGTCATAATTGGGTTTATTATGCCacttgtgttttgctttgtccATGTTGATGATCCACAACTGCAAATTTGTCTCTCAGACATGAACTAACATCATATCAGTATTATATATGCTAGTGCTCTCAACACCAGTGACAGTTTTGAAATTGGAAgcacatgtttacattttaagtgtttttgtattgccattagtttaaatgtaactttttgaccATATAATGTTCATTTGATGGCTCCTTCCTGTACTATTCCAGCTGCTTTGCACTTAAATCAGTAGTGGACGATGTGCCTTGGAGCATCCTGCTTGCTAATAAAACACTCAAAATTGTGAACAAAATGGGTTTTGTTAATCAGGTCGACTCTATGCCTCTGAGATGTACGCTGCTTCCACTTAGTGGAGAGAAGGTGGCATGACAGTCTCACCAAATCAGGATAGTTACCAGGTACAACTCAATAAAATAGAAAGtcttcaaaattatatttttaagataattatttctgttctttttgagtaggatttttttaaagaatgtaatGGATATGTTTTGGGCTACACTCTTAAGGAGAAGACTGCTGACTACACTTTCATCCACATGAAAGGTGTGAGccacaaaatgtcatttttaaggAATCTGGGTTTTCTGAACACAGTATTCAAGCTCATGAGAGGAAAATTAAGTGGTAAAAAAAGGCTTAACTAAAGTAGTGTAAGTAAAGAAAGTGCCACAAACTCATCTCTTCCACGCATCTCAATTTACCACACAACTGCGCAgtttgacatttcgaaaatatATTGGCTTAatggaagacccaggacacgctggagggactatgtctctcggctggcctgggaacgcctcgggattcccccggaagagctagaagaagtggccggggagagggaagtctgggcctcccttctgaagctgctacccccgcgacccgaccttggataagcggaagaagatggatggatggaaagacgGCAATTTGGAAAAATTCCTctttcaataaaatcaaaatcattaCGGAGGAAAGACAAATTGTCCCATGCGGTTGCAGGTTAAGCCTTTTTCAAGTTTGAGCAggagaaagtaataaaaacatgattattcaatatttaactattttcattttgaactgaattactgaaatttgTGAACTTATTGACGAAATACAATGATTCTACCTGCTGAAATTTCTTACTAATTTCAACTTGCCAAAAGACTAAAGTAGGGGTGACATgttcttataaaataaacagcaacaaccTAGAAATGCCTCTTAAGAGTTAAAGTAGTTCACTCTCAGTGCTCAAAAtcatttgtgtaaaaatgtacaaGGACACAATCTTGTTCACTGATATCACTGTAAACCAAGATAGAGATTTATTACAGCTACTGACACCATTAATCAGgcacttgaactttttccatACAAAAATAATCTACTTCTGATTAGATGACGGCTACATTGCATTCTTGTAACCCAAGAAACGTTAGCAGTTTTGTATTCACTCATTGTTCAGCGTGCCAGCACTACTTTCTGTCCAGACCGACTCAGTTCCTCGAGCCTTCTCCTGAAGGAAAACGCCGCCGCCGCCGTGGGCAACAGCAGATTACATTCAGGACTCTTTGAAGACCCCCTCAACACTGTTACACTATCTCCGTCGCCGTGGTCACATGCGGTGGATGTTGCTGTGATCCATGAACCGTTTCAGGTTGTGCAGGTTGTCCCACCACTTGAAGAGGAAAGTGTTTGCGATGAGGCCGAACCAAGGCGTTACGTCCAGCTCCTTCCGCTCGGCCTTGTCCAGCATTGCTTTGAGCTCCTCTTTGCTCACGTAGCAGTGGCTCTTTATCTCGTTGGGGTCTGGACTCAACTCCACGTCCTACCGGAAAGGTTGGGAAAAGTCGTCAAAATCGGAATGAAACGCACTCGAATTTGTGGTTTGAACATAAGACAGTCGGGGTTTGTATGATTCAAGCACTTTtccaagcctttttttttttcaaagcaacaGCATCATTCTTTgtagataaaaatataaatgtactgAAACAAAAGACATATTTGTTACTGTTGATAATGTCGATTCTACATCCTGCAGCAGGTACAAGGTgagctaaaatataaaaagaaatagtatattttgaaatgtctctcttACACACTTAAAACACCTGATTGTCCCAAGAACAAAACgcttaatatttttgttaaatccccCAATTTTCaataacattgttttaatgAGTAAAATATAAGTCAACCTTTACATCAATTAAATAGATCGGCAAGTGAttggctgcatttccattacaaatgttctcaaacttttaatgtggagaaaaaaaacaaacaaaaaaaactttcgcaattcaaaactttatttttcaaaatatcaaattgcACAATCCtaaggtcaatggaaatgcagctattgaGCCACtgggaataataaatattcattgcaTGGAAGCAATCCAGAAAAATCGCATTAAGGTAAATATCATTCCcactcaaattaaatgtttaaacacaatgcacaatatatatataaaaaaacattttcaccaagTTTCCTGGCatttaataaacacaaataatttgggttattctaagtgacctaaaacagaaacgtttcgtctgatttaacttcagacagtgagggaaaaaaaaagtctgtgtcTTATTAGGTGTAAtgcaaatatctggtttcaactgcaaataatgttttccaaatttaggcttttaatcaaacgttGTATTGCACTTTATTATCAAAGTGTGCTGTTTGACTATCAAGCACTTTATACAGAAaccaagcactttccaaaccttaaACACCCAAATGAAACTCGAGCAGTTCATTTGAGCAGAAGCTCCTTCCAGCAGGAGCTTCGGTTAAAGATCGGATTGAGTCGACCCACCTTCTGCATGAAGAGTATATAATCGATCTCGTGTTCTCCCCACACCCCGTCGGACTGCGCTTTGTAGTGGATTCGCGTCAGGTAGGTCATCTCCTCTGGCGGCACCTGAAGAACAAGAGCAGTTCAGATGTGGAGCGAAGACGTGGCTCAATCCTCTCTAATCCTCTTCCAGCCAGCGATCCCCACCTGCTCCAGGGGGATTCCCAGTTCAGCCTGGAGTCTCCTCTGGGCGGCCTTCCTCACGCCCAGCGCGTCCCTCTCCTCCAGCTCGCTGTCCGTGTGCAGAGGATGGCTGCAGCATGTGTTCGTGAAGCAGCCTGCGTGTGGGGGGAAAGCCAGCCGAAGCCATTTGTGACTTCATTATTTGGGCGGCAACTAGCAACTgctttagtaatcgattattctgacgattaaatcgattttaaaaataaaataatggggGCACTTTGCAGATTATTCATTTAAGCGCttgagctctttttttttatatgcaattttataaatgcatttaaaaaataaaaatagtaaacgTCCCTtttttatgtaagaaaataaacattttattgcctaaaatgcaacacagCATTCTTTTAGTGCGCTTGATCATTTCTAGAGAAGGACGCATAtgcagctaaaaaacaaaaaaaatactaacataaataaatatttttttaacagaattttaaCCAGGTGGAGCTGAAACTAGTTCTaagcaaaacctttttttatatcttaaatgcaaaatgtacatatttttgtactgttttgacttaattacagctctgaatatgttgttctcTCAGCAATTTGTGTTCTTCcctgttaatgattaatcgactACTAAATTAGtggatgattatttcaatagtcGATTCATCGCGATTACCGTTTCAACCCTACAAAATATGTTGTGTGATGGCAGGGGCCCGGTGTTCCTCACCTGGGAAGGTGATTTTGGCGTCGGATCTCTGCTGCAGGAGCAGCTTCTCCTCGCTGTTGAACAGGAAGACGCTGAAGGCTCTGTGCAGCAAACCTGGACAGGTTTTAGGAAGACAGGTGAGGtcggagctgctgcagcagtgaGAGCGGACCGCAGGCCGGGCATACCTTTGTCGATGTTGGCGTTGAGGTGGCAGTTTTTCTTGGTGTCCGCTCCGATCTTCTGGTCGTTCTCGTCGATGAGGATGCACATCTCTGCGAGCAGCTGGACCTGCTTCTCGTCCAGGTGGTCCGTGGTGATCTCGGGCATCCTGACCGCAGCCTGTGCGCGTCTCACCTCGCTGATGTAGAAATGGAACAACTTTAATATTGTCTCCTCTGCACAACATGGCATTCGTAGACTTCAGACAGCGGAACGCTGTCTATTCACTTAAACCAGTTCATACAGTAGAAAAACGAAGACATCTACAACACGGATAAACGAGCGTCTTTAAACGACAGTGGCTCCGAGGATTTAACCCACCTGGATATCCGTCTGCAGCCGCTCGTCACAGAAGGCCTCTGCCACCCAGGAACTACTCTGCTGCTGGCAGGTACGTTTGATTTCAACACGCCGACCCCCTCGCGGGATAGCACCCGGAGCACCGCCCACACAGCTGAGGCCATGGCCTGACCGAAACACAAAACCAATCACAAGGACGGAGCGCCCGGCTGATGGTAATACACGGACAGGACTAACAAGGAATGGATCGGGTGACATTGTACACACATGGCTAAAGTGTTATCCTTGGCATAGACGTGGCTTTACAGTAAAGAAAGGGATCCTAAAAGGGACAAGTGAGGTTTTGTCGCATGATTATAATTACTTAATATCTTTCTTGCTGCAGATTCTAAGTATATTCACCTATTTGCCAATCTGAGTATTACCTATATGTATTTCCTCTGTGCATAAATAGTCCACTTATGTGACAATATCTTTGCCGTGCAAATGTGATTATGGTTTAAAGGTTACTAAAATAGCTTTTGCTTAAGCTCCTATGACATTTTTGagattggattttatttctcagtAGGATCCAGTCCAGTGTACTCCATTTCGGGGGGTTTTTCCAACGCAGACTGTAA from Xiphophorus couchianus chromosome 21, X_couchianus-1.0, whole genome shotgun sequence includes the following:
- the idi1 gene encoding isopentenyl-diphosphate Delta-isomerase 1: MASAVWAVLRVLSREGVGVLKSNVPASSRVVPGWQRPSVTSGCRRISSEVRRAQAAVRMPEITTDHLDEKQVQLLAEMCILIDENDQKIGADTKKNCHLNANIDKGLLHRAFSVFLFNSEEKLLLQQRSDAKITFPGCFTNTCCSHPLHTDSELEERDALGVRKAAQRRLQAELGIPLEQVPPEEMTYLTRIHYKAQSDGVWGEHEIDYILFMQKDVELSPDPNEIKSHCYVSKEELKAMLDKAERKELDVTPWFGLIANTFLFKWWDNLHNLKRFMDHSNIHRM